The DNA segment CAGAAGAGTTGTAATCACGTAAAGTCTTTTATTTCTAGCAAGTAGTAATCTATTTTATGTCAGTCCCAAAGGGAAACCCTAAGAAGATAGAGGAGAAATTTTACTTCCTTCAAACAGATTTGCCAGATGTTGATAGGTTTAATTATACAATACAAAAAGTTGTgttactggctgggcgcagtggctcatgcttgtaatcctagcactttgggaggccgaggcaggcggatcacttgaggtcaggagttcgagaccagcccggcaaacatggtgaaaccctgtctctactacaaatacaaaaattagccaggtgtagtggtgcgtggctataatcccagctactcgggaggctgaggcacgataatcacttgaacccgggaagtggaggttgcagtgagccgagattgcgccattgcactccagcatgggggacaagagtgaaactccgtctcaccaaaaaaaaaggtTGTGTTACTATGACAACAGTGTCATAAAAAAATCTTaagcgttttttgttttttaactggggTTGTGGAAGGGATGATACAGTGATTACTAGTATAATTTGATGCTACTGTTTTTGTTCATGCTAAGCTGCCAGGACTTTTAGTATCCATTATAAaaaatgagactcagagaagttaaagtAACTTTCAGAGATTACATTGTTACCGGGGgatccttgctcccagagctcccaagatggtggcaggccacttccaagatggcggtgtgctgcttccaagatggtggtgaGAGGTGAcggcgtgctggcagtcctcacagccctcgctcgctctcggtgcctcctctgcctgggctcccactttggcggcacttgaggagcccttcagcccaccgctgcattGTGgtagcccctttctgggctggccaagtcTGGAGCCAGCTCCcgcagcttgcagggaggtgtggagggagaggcgtgagcgggaacccgggctgcgcgaggcgcttgcgggccagctggagttccgggtgggcgtgggcttggcgggccctgcactcAGATTAGCTGGCCGGCCCTGccgccccgggcaatgaggggcttagcacccaggccagcggctgcagagggtgtactgggtcccccagcagtgccagcccactggcGCTGCGCTTGATTTCTccccgggccttagctgccttcctgcggGGCAGAGCTCGGGACCTGCAGTCCGCCATGCCTGGgcctcccacccctccctggACTCCTGTGCAACCTGAGCCTCCCCTAccagcgccaccccctgctccacggagcccagtcccatcaaccacccaagggctgaggagtgcgggcgcacggcacgggactggcaggcagctccatctGCAGCCCCGGAGTGGGATCCAcggggtgaagccagctgggctcctgagtctggtggggacgtggagaacctttatgtctagctcagggattgtaaatacaccaatcagcaccctgtgtctagctcagggtttgtgaatgcaccaatcgacactgtatctagctactctggtggggccttggagaacctttgtatagacactctgtatctagctaatctggtggggacgtggagaacctttgtgtctagcttagggattgtaaacgcaccagtcagcgCCCTGTCAacacagaccactgggctctaccaatcagcaggatgtgggtggggccagagaagagaataaaagcaggctgccccagccagcagtggcaacctgctggggtccccttccacactgtggaagcttggttctttgcaataaatcttgctgctgctcactctttgggtctacACTGCCTTTATAAGCtttaacactcaccgcaaaggtctacagcttcattcctgaagccagcgagaccacaagccCACCGGGAGCAataaacaactccagacgcgccgccttaagagctgtaacgctcaccgtgaaggtctgcagcctCACTcttgagccagcgagaccacgaacccaccagaaggaagaaactccgagcacatctgaacatcagaaggaacaaactccagacacgccgcctttaagaactgtaacactcaccgcgagggtccatggcttcattcttgaagtcagtgagaccaagaacccaccaattccggataCAGTGGCAAGCcttgtgttctctgacctggggtgcttggcctcacggattccaaggaatgaaatcttgggccatgtggtgagtgttatagctctactagaagctgtgggtcacggaagagaactgtggaacccagtgactagtgtttaGCTCAGTTAGGACGAACCCGggcacttagccgtgcaggaacaatggcaagcctttagtcCAGTCAGGAGCGGCAATGGGCACCTGGTAagatcaggagcacagcggacaccctACCGGATccagagggatggaagtcagtggTGGGTCTGCGACggcagcaaacagcagtggtggacaatgagtgaaagctcagctcgagcaGTAACAAACAGACCAGAAGAGAGTGCAGTTGTAAGATTTAATAGAGTagaaacagagctcccatacaaaggtaggggacccaaagagggtagccattgccggcttgaatgcctgggtttatatcccaattATTGTCCCTCCCACTgcgctctcaggcaatagatgattggctatttctttacctcctgtttttgcctaattagcattttagtgagctctctttactacctgattcgTCGGGTGTGAGTTTAGTTGCAAGCCTgatgtttaaaggtggatgcggtcaccttcccagctaggcttagggattcttagtcagcctaggaaattCAGCTAGTCCTGTCAGTATGACAAGGACATGTCAAGGGCGGGCTAGAATCAAGGTCTCCAGTTTCCCAAACTAGTGTTCTTTTCCTACTATTTTATTGCCAgtgctcaagtgatcatcccacctcagcctctgagtagctgggactactacactCTGGTAGGTGGTGTGCAcccctacacctggctaatttttgttttttgtatagatggggtctctctatgttgcccaggctgttctctaactcctgggctcaggcaattctcctgcctgggcctcccaaggtgctgggtttacaggcatgagccactgtgcccacccaatAGTAGTATTTTTAAGAAGTATATTGTTTCCTTTATCAAGAAACATGTAAACAGTGGTGACCTGTGTTTTTATTTGACCATAGTTTCCACTAAAATGATTAGTTGTGGTATATGTATGGTCAGAATTGTTTGAGTGATTGTTTCTGGGAATTGTGTGTGTTAAAGTGAACTAAAGATAGCTTGATAATGACTCCCtatttctatatttgagtccttgtggatgaactgcaacctaatttaataggtagacaagattgaaaacctaagtTTAACTAACAGGAGTATgcgcctgtaacaatagctgagtcttggccaatcccagcagccatacttcaaccattcatacactgctgagtgttcaaactgttcaaataaggcaaatgctaacctgtaaccaatccagctgtttctatACCTCCCTTCCTATTTCTGTACTgcactttactttttttgtctataaatttgttctgaccatgaggcatgcctggagtctctctgaatctgctgtgattctgggggctgcctgattcgtgaatcattcattgctcaattaaactcctttaaatgtAATTCagctgaattttttcttttaacatgtgtattccataaagaaatgaaaagaaggcaAAACTATCATCATTTTGACATTTCTGAAGTTTTCTTAGCAATGGACTCATAAAATACAATATAGCCATTTTTAAgggaaatttggaaaaatttatatttaggagaatttaaaatttttccttaccATTTTAGGGAGGTTTGAATTTTTCCCCTGAAGTTTTGGTAATCTgaatctataaaacaaacataatacATAGATTAACAAGGGAAAAGGATGTACAAATTTTATTGTGTGCATACGTGTGCACAGGAGTCATGACTATAAAAAAAACGCAAAGGCAAGATGGTTAACGCTTTTGTATCATCTTGATGTTACAGAGAGAATGGGGGGCTCAGATTGTGGCAAAGCAGGATATTGTGGAAAGACAGTTATGAGtgggggagaagaggagaaaccTGGGCAAAGGCAGTCTTGTTATGcagatgaaacctcacaggtgGTAGCCCCACAGGGCCTCTGGTAAATGTTTCTGTCAGACCTTTAAAGTTTTAGAGCTGAGTTGATctttcctagatccagacaaGGGCGGGATTCAGAGAAAGCCTGTTTATATCTGTTGTTTACTTCACTTTATTTCCTCTGCAGATGCAAATCATCctcacaaaagacagctttgctgGCCGTTTGTAAGATGTTCAAAATACTTAATAAGTTTTGTGCCACCCTCtggcttgttttttcattcttttaagagTGTGTTTTGAAGAGGAGACATTTTTTATTCTGGAGAGGGCCCATTTAACAAATTATTCTTTCTAGATCATGGTTTTGTTGTTGTAGATAAGATGTCTTTGCCTAGCTGAGGGTTCTTCTTCTAGAAGTTGTATAATTcttgattttatatttgaatttatgtTCTATTTCTTGTTAATTTTAGGGATAGTCAGTTTTTCCAACattgtttgttgaaaagactgtcttttctctatTCAGTTTCCTTTCTACTATCTTGAAAATCAGTTGGTCATATATGTACGTGGGTCTGTTTCTGGTctttattccattgatctgtgtgtcctTTCACCAGTACTACACTACCTTGATCACTACCTTGTGATAAGTCTTGAAATCACATAGTGAGAATTCTCCaacctcatttttcattttcataactcTTTTGGCTGTtgtaatttctttgctttttcttatacAAAGTAATTAATCATTGctagaaacataaaaatacagtttatgtTTGTTTACTGACCCCATATATTGTGATTTTATTAAACTCACTGTTTATGTccagttcattttaaaaaatagattcattGGTGTTTTCTATATAGACAgtgattttttcttctaaataaagacacttatttcttcttttcaatctctatgacctttcttttttttttttttttttttttggctgccaTTGCACTGCCTAGGACCTCCAATATCATGCTGAAAAGGAGTGTTGAGAGCAGATATTCTTGCCCTGTTTCTGATCTTACAGGGAAGgtattcagtctttcatcattaagtagGAAATTAGCTGTAGTTTCTTTGTAGTTATCTGTTTTTAGGTTGAGAGTGTTTCCTTCAGTtcatagtttactgagagttgTTATAAACGGATGTTATATTTTTGTAAAGCTTTTTTCACATCTAATAACatcatcatatggtttttcttagAACATTgctttagtgaattttttttattggctTTGAATATACTGAATTAGCCTTGTATTCCCAGGATAAATCCAttgctgcatatatatatatatagagagagagagagagagtgcatgcAAGAGAATGAGCATGCGAGAGAGTGAGCAAGCGTGTGTGCAAGAtgtttatatattgctggatttgatttgctaacattttgtcaTGGATTTTTACATCTTTGTTCATTAGAAATACTCATCTGtcattttcttgtttgctttttttttgtcttgataTTAGAGCCTTATCAAATgagttgaaaaatatttcttcctatttgtttttctggaagGATTTGTATATGAtcagtattatttcttaaatatttgatagaatttaccAGTAAAGCCATTTGGGCCTGgagttttccttaaaaaaaaaaaaaaattaggagagtTTTTTTAGAGTTatgattaaatttttctttaatggatAGAGGagtatatttatttcttcttcagtgaGTTTTGATATTCTTTCTTTGCAAAACTTTGGCTATTTCTACAGAGTTGTTGGGCTTATATGCATAGAGTTAAATCTAAAATTTTCccattattctttgttttttgagacagagtcttgctttgtcatttgttagaaataaattttcggTGCCaccaaagaaatagcactcaaacataaattttctcagcaaggcaattttacttctatagaagggtgtgtCTCGCGGATGGAGCAATGGCAAGAGTACACCTGAAcaaaggaggggaaggggttcttatccctgacgcaGGTAGCCTCTACTGCTGtgtcgttcccctattggctagggttggaccacaCAATCTAAGCTAATTCCAACTGGCTATTTTAAACAGAGCAGGGATATGAGCCAGAGTGGCGGGGTGAGCAGTTTCGGCAGGAAAGACGGTTATGGAATAGGTGACTAAAGGTGACTCAGGTCAGAGTAGGTGACCAGGGGTGACTCAGGAcggagcaggtgaccaggggaacagatgtgaactactgattaGAACTGGCGGGaaggttgtttactgaaactaggggCAAAGAGATGAAGAGAACAAGGAAGTTAAACTTgaaaatggagaacaaagaactgaacatactgacatactgattctttgaagagaaacttaGAACTCGCTGTGTttaacacccaggctggagtgcagtggcgcaatcttggctcactgcaacctctgtctcccaggttcaagtgattctcctgtctcagcctcccaagtagctgggattacaccaccatgcccagctaattttttgtatttttagtagagatgtggtttcactatgttggctgggctggtctcaatctcctggcctcaagtgatccacctgcctcagcctcccaaagtgctgggagtaccagcatgagccactgcacccagcctcttattATTCTTTCAATGTCTGTTAGATCTATAGTGCTGTACCATCTTTTATTCCTGATGTTTCagtgtatgtatttatgaattatattgatcttttcaaagagcctGCGTTTGGctgcattgattttatttttctgttttcagtatcATTGATTCTGTTCTTATTACAGCACCCCTTTGTTTGCTTTGAGTTTAATTTACTGTTCTATTTTCTAAAGGTAAAAGTTTAgataacttttttgtttaatataatttgtaatcatgtattaaaataaatttctcaagGACTTCTTTAGCTCCGTTTTGTAAATTTTGATGCATTTTCATTGTCATtcaatcaaaatattttctttttgtgtgtgtgaattccTCTTTGATCtgtgggttatttagaagtgttttattttctaaatatttgagcattttctagatattttctgttattgattttttgttAATTTCACTGTGGCAAGAtgatatatactttatataaatttcagggttttttcttttttttttcatacaaagtttcactcttgtcgcccaggctggagtgcaatggcacaatctcagctcactgcaacctccgcctcttgggttcaagcaattctcctgcctcagcctctcaagtagctgagattgcagatgtgctcccccatgcccagctaattttttttgtattattagtagggacggggtttcaccatgttggccaggctagtctcaaactcctgacctcaggtgatccacccacctcgccctcccaaagtgctgggattataggcgtgagccacggcacccggccagttttttcttttttaaaatatgttgaggTTGGTTTCatggcccagaatatggtctgtcttagagaatgttccatgtataCTTGAAGACAATGTATTGCTCTTGTATAGAGTGTTCTAAAATTGTCATTTTGGCTGATAACGTTCATACAGAATAAGTACCTCACGATCCTTATAATAATATACTTCCAATTCctcccggccaattttgtattattgttgtcatacattttacttttacatattcTATAAATCCATAATATATTTCCACTATTTTGCCTgtagactctcaattctattctgaTGACCTATATACGTCTATTCTTATGTCAGTACTACACAGTCTGGGTTACTGTAGGTTTGTAGTGTGTTTTGAAATCAATACATGTGAATCCTCACATTTTATTGttccttttcaagattgttttggctatcctGGGTGCCTAGAATTTCTGTATGAACTTTAGgattagcttgtcaatttctgcaaaaaaagccAGCTGGAATTTTAATAGAGAGTTCATTGAgtctgtagatcagtttggggagTATTGCTATCTTCTCAATATTCTcaatattaagtcttttttttttttttcctgagatggagtcccactcttgcccaggctgaagtactgTGGCACATCTcccaggcatgccaccacacccagctaaatttgtgtatttttagtagagatggggtttcaccatgttggccagactggtctcaaactcctgatctcaggtgatctgcccgcctcagcctcccaaactggtgggattacaggcctgagcactACTCCCGGCctacaatattaagtcttttcatataaaatatggGATGTCTTTCCGTATAGTTAGGTCTTTAGTTTCTTTCAGtgatgttttgtaattttcagtgtattGGTCTTGCACTTCTTTTATTGgatttattcctttattctttgGTAGATTGTTTCTTggtagtgtatagaaatacagttgagttttgtatattgatcttgttttaacacatttttaatgacactttaaaaaattttaagagtggATAAATATCCAGCAGTTTTATTCTGCAGCTGTAAactgttatttagaaatgtgataTAATTAATTTAGAGTGACATAAGATAAACACCTGAAATTGAAACCTAGGAATTTTGATTTCTTAGGCTTTTTAACTATACATTTAGACACATCTTATTTTATCAAATAAGtctgaaataaacataaataagttaacattttattttttattttagtgttaaATGTTTACAAAAGACAGTGAAGGATTCTTATCACATAATGTGCAGGCCATGTGCCTGTGAACTTGAAGTTTGCGcaaaatgtggaaagaaagaagacattgtTATTCCGTGAGTGTTTCCTTTTATGTTTGAATTTTACTCTTAGTGATTGATACATGAATTTCTTTTAAGAGATGATCCttgctaggcgcagtggctcacgcctgtaatcccagtactttgggaggccaaggcaggtggatcacgaggtcaggagttcaagaccagactggccaagatggtgaaacctcatctctactaaaaatacaaaaaaattagccgggcacagtggcaggcgcctgtaatcccaattactcgggagtctaaggcaggagaatcgcttgaacttggggggcagaggttgcagtaagctgagatggtgccactgcactccagcctgggtaacatatagtgggactccatctcaaaaaaaaaaaaaaaaaaaagagatgatccGTGATCCATAACCCTTAGACTTAAGTTGTATGTCAAACTAatatagacttttaaaattatttttctatcattacAATAAAAGtgaaactatatttttaagaaaataaaatatttatgtgtgaGATTCATATTCATTACAAAAGAATTACACATTATTTAAcaacttttcttttaatagacatcatatattaatttatttgagccTACTTTAGTGACAATAGTATTATAATTGGTTGGATCTCAAGTTAGcgttcaatgattttttttttttgagaaggagtttcgctcttgttgtccaggctagagtgcaatggcacgatcttggctcactgcaacctccgcctcccaagttcaagcgattctcctgcctcagcctcccaagtagttgggattacaggcttgcaccaccacacccagctaattttgtatttttagtagagacggggttttgccacgttggccaggctggtttcgaacccctggcctcaggtgatctgcacgccttggtctcccaaagtgctgggattacaggcatgagccaccactcccaggtggatctttttctttatacttacTTCATTAGGTTTCTGTTATTCAAGAAGTGTAGTGGTAAAAGTCTTTTCAATCTACATGGTTAAATAATGATAGCCtgggaaataaatagaaattttttctttcatctttaggttgaataaagaaacagaaaaaatagaacataCTGAAAATAATCTAAGTTCCAACCAtagaagaagctgcagaagaaatgaagaaagtgatGATGATTTAGATTTTGATATTGATTTAGAAGACACAGGAGGAGACCATCAAATGAATTAATATCACTGTATTAAAAgtctgccgggcacagtggctcacgcctgtaatcccaacactttgggaggccaaggagggtggatcacctgaggtcaggagttcgagaccagcctggccaacatggcggaaccccatctccactaaaagtacaaaaaattagctgggcgtggtggctcatgcctgtaatcccagctactcaggaggctgaggcaggaggattgcttgaaccctggaggcggagattgaagtgagctgagttcgtgccattacactccagcctgggtgacagagtgagactctgtctcaaaaaaaataaaataaaaagtcaatttaGAATGTGAAATTCTGACCACCTTTTGGCTTTGAGTATTTTCCAAAAGATATTTGAAATCCTAATGAGGAAATCAGAAAAAGCtatggaaaaatagacaaatttcatACATGAACAATATAAATTGTGTATATTACTTAACATCAAACTAAACAAGATTCAGAATTGATGGTTGTATAAGAACTAgctcatgtaaaaataaaataacattattacaTTGCCTCAAAAATTGGTCCTCGGTAAGTGCCTTTTGATAAATGATCTCAAATAAATGACTCATAGCAAAAGCCCTGTcgcttatgtttaatttttacaaagtaaaagcaattttttccaaataataatgTTTAACAAGCGTATAGCAattctgctttgtatttttatatatttcatcacattttaacttttttctcgTGAAATGTACATACAGAAAAAGTGCATATAATTTATACACTTTATAAGTGTatgcattttttataataattataaaggaaagttCATGCATTTACACACCTCGGTGAGGAAACTGCCAGCATCAGGACACCCCAGTGAGGCTCTCCCTCAGCAAAAGTTCATCTTTCTTCCCATAGTTGGCACTATTCTGAATTTTGATCattattgtcttaatttttttactACCCATGTTTGTACTCCTAAACAATATAAATTAGCTTGgtctgggttttgttgtttt comes from the Homo sapiens chromosome 9, GRCh38.p14 Primary Assembly genome and includes:
- the C9orf85 gene encoding uncharacterized protein C9orf85 isoform 3 (isoform 3 is encoded by transcript variant 3); translation: MACQELGHTAGVELQKINAKLHDGVCQRCKEVLEWRVKYSKYKPLSKPKKCVKCLQKTVKDSYHIMCRPCACELEVCAKCGKKEDIVIPLNKETEKIEHTENNLSSNHRRSCRRNEESDDDLDFDIDLEDTGGDHQMN
- the C9orf85 gene encoding uncharacterized protein C9orf85 isoform 2 (isoform 2 is encoded by transcript variant 2), whose protein sequence is MSSQKGNVARSRPQKHQNTFSFKNDKFDKSVQTKKINAKLHDGVCQRCKEVLEWRVKYSKYKPLSKPKKCVKCLQKTVKDSYHIMCRPCACELEVCAKCGKKEDIVIPLNKETEKIEHTENNLSSNHRRSCRRNEESDDDLDFDIDLEDTGGDHQMN